The Humidesulfovibrio mexicanus DNA window GGTCGTGAGGAATGCCTCGTCATCCTCAAGAAGTACTACGCTGGCCTCACCGAGAAGGTCGAAGTCAAGATGCAGAAGGCCGCTTCCGGCGCCGGCATGTAATCGATTCGACCAGCCTCACCGTCCATTCGGGGCGCCCCACGGGGCGCCCCTTTTTTGCGCCTCGCGCCAGCGATCGGCCAAAGCGCCCTTGCCATGCGCCGCGCACTCCTGCTAGCCTTGAATCATGAGCACAATTCTCGTCACCGGCGGGGCCGGATACATCGGCTCGCACACGGCAAAACGTCTCGCGGCCATGGGGCGCAACGTGGTCGTCCTGGACAACCTCTCCACCGGCCACAGGGACTTGGCGCGCTACGGAGACTTGCTGGTGGGCGACTTGCTGGACCCGGCCGCCCTTGACCAAGCCTTCGAGGGCCGCCGCGTCGAGGCTGTGCTGCATTTTGCCGCAGCCAGCCAGGTGGGCGAAAGCGTGCGCCAGCCCCTGCGCTACTACCAGAACAATATGGGCGGCGCCCTGGCCCTGCTCGCGGCCATGCGCCGCCACGGCGTGCGCCGTCTGGTGTTCTCGTCCTCCTGCTCGGTGTATGGCCCTCCCTTCGAGGGGCTGCTGACCGAGGACCACCCCCTGGGGCCTCTCTCTCCCTACGCCTGGACCAAGCGCATGATGGAGCAGGCCATGGCCGACATGGCCGCCAACGGCGAACTGGACTACGTGGCCCTGCGCTACTTCAACGCCGCCGGGGCCGACCCGGAAGGCGAACTGGGCGAGCGCCACGAGCCCGAGACCCACCTCATCCCGCTGCTGCTCCAGGCCGCTCTGGGCCTGCGCGGCGAGCTGGAACTCTTCGGGACCGACTACCCCACGCCGGACGGCACCGCCATCCGCGACTACATCCATGTGCAGGATCTGGCCGAGGCCCACGTGAGCGCCCTTGCCCACCTCGAACGCGGCGGACAGTCCGGCCCCGTGAACCTTGGCAACGGCCAAGGCCATTCCGTGCGCCAGGTCATCGAGGCCGCGCGCGCCGTGACCGGTGTGGACATTCCGGTGCGCACCGCCCCCCGCAGGGCCGGCGACTCGCCCCGGCTGGTGGGCGACGCCACCAAGGCGCGCGCCATGCTGGGCTTTCGGCCCGCCTTCCCGGACATTCGGGACATCATCGCCACGGCCTGGGCTTGGCACCGCACAGAGGCCCGGCGAAAAACCGAACCCTAGCCGCCCTTTGACATTTCCGACCGGACAGGTATTGTGCCCCTTACCGAATAAACGCCAGGAGGCAGCCGCCTATGCTCGTACGCGACTGGATGACCAAGAACGTCATCACGCTGGGGCTCAAGACCACCGTCGTGGACGCGGCCGAAATCATGCGCACCAAGAAGGTGCGGCAGTTTCCGGTCATCGATGACAAAGGCGCGCTGGTGGGCATCGTCTCCGACCGGGACATACGCGACGCCATGCCCTCCAAATATCTCCCCGGCGACTCCGCCGGAGGCGGCAGCCTGGGCAGCCTGCGCGCAGCGGACATCATGACCGCCGAACCCATGACCGTCTCGCCGGTCACGCCCGTGGATCTGGTGGCCAACCTCCTGCAACGCCACAAGTTCGGCGGCCTGCCCGTGGTCGATGCGGCCTCCCGTCTGGTGGGCATCATCACCGTGGCCGACGTGCTGCGCTTCCTGTGCTCCGCCTCGGGCGTGCAACGCGGCGGGCCGCAACTCGCCGTGCGCCTGGACGCCAAGCCCGGCCCCCTCACCGCCCTGCTGCAGCGCCTGCGCACCGAGGGCATCCGCTTCGGCAGCGTGTTCACTTCCCACGAACCGACCTCGCCGGACCACCGCATCGCCTATGTGCGCATTTCCGACCTGGGCGAACACAGCATGGACTCCCTGGTCGCCACGCTCAAGCACGACTACTCCATACAGTTTTTCGTCGAAGACGGCCGCACCACCCTGCTGGAAGGCTAGCCTCCCCGCGTCCGGGGGCCAAGCGCCCCCGCGCCGGGCAGAACCCGGACAGCGCGTCGCAGGGGCGTTTGCGTCTTTTGCTAGCATCCGGGGTTGCGGAGCGGGCGCGCCGTCCGCCTTGTGTCCATGGCCGTGACGCGGCGGAAGAATTCCGACTATTTTGATAAAGTTTAATGCGAAGCCCTTGCGCCTTGCGCGCGCGTGTGTATCTATGCCGGTAGCGTCGGGCGTTCGGCCTGCGCAATCGACGAGAGTGGAGACGGCCATGTGGGAGTACACGGACAAGGTGAAGGAGCACTTCCTGAACCCGAAGAACGTCGGGGAGATGCAGGACGCCAGCGCAGTGGGCGAGGTTGGGTCCATTGCCTGCGGAGACGCGCTGAAGCTCTTTTTGAAGATCGAGGACGGCGTCATCAAGGACGCCAGCTTCCAAACATTTGGCTGCGCCAGCGCCATCGCCTCCAGCTCCGCCCTGACTGAGCTGGTGAAGGGCAAGACCGTGGACGAGGCGCTCAAAATATCGAACAAGGACATTGCCGCCGCCTTGGGCGGCCTGCCCAAGGAAAAGATGCACTGCTCGGTCATGGGGCAGGAGGCTCTTGAGGCGGCCATAAAGAGCTGGCGCGGCGAGAAGGTGGCGAGCCAGGAGCACTCCGAGGGCGAGGTGGTGTGCGAGTGTTTCGGCGTCACCGACCAGCAGATTCTGGAGGCCGTGCGCGAGAACGACCTGAAGACCGTTGAGGACGTGACCTACTACACCAAGGCGGGCGGCGGCTGCGCCAAGTGCCACGAGAAGATCGCGGAGCTCATCGCCCAGGCCAGGGGCCAGGCCGCGCCCACGGCGGCGCCTGCGCCGAAGCGGCTCTCCAACATCCAGCGGATGCGCCTGGTTGAGGAGGTGCTGGAGAAGGAGATCCGGCCCAGGCTGCAGCTTGATGGCGGCGATGTGGAGCTTGCCGACATCGAGGGGGCGGTGGTCTCGGTATCGCTGCGCGGGCGCTGCGTGGGCTGTCCGTCCAGCCAGGCCACGGTTCACGGCGTGGTGGAGGCCATCCTGCGCGAGAAGGTGGACCCGGAAATCCAGGTGCGGGAGGTGTAGCATGGCACAGCAAGTGGTCTACATGGACAACAACGCCACCACGCGCGTGGCCCCGGAAGTGCTGGACGCCATGCTGCCGTTTTTTTCCGAGTGCTACGGCAACCCGTCCTCCATGCACAGCTTTGGCGGCCAGGTGGGCAAGGACATGGTTCAGGCCCGGGAAAGTTTGGCGGATTTGCTGGGCTGCGGCCCGGACGAGCTCATCTTCACCTCCTGCGGCACGGAGTCCGACAACACGGCCCTCCGCTCGGCCCTTGCCGCCCAGCCGGACAAACGGCACATCGTGACCACGCGGGTGGAGCACCCGGCGGTGCTCTCCCTGTGCAAGCACCTGGAGCGCGCCCAGGGCTACCGCGTCACCTATCTGGGCGTGGATGCCGAAGGGCGGCTGGACATGAAGGAGGTGGAGGAGAGCCTCACCCCGGACACCGCCGTCATCAGCGTCATGTGGGCCAACAACGAGACCGGCGTGCTGTTCCCCGTGCCGGAGATAGCGCGGCTGGCCAGGAGCAGGGGCGTCATCTCGCATACGGACGCGGTGCAGGCCGTGGGCAAGGTGCCCATCAACCTGGCGGAGCTGGACGTGGACATGCTGTCGCTTTCCGGCCACAAGCTGCACGCGCCCAAGGGCGTGGGCGCGCTGTACGTGCGGCGCAGGCTGCCCTACCGGCCGTTTCTTATCGGGGGGCACCAGGAGCGCGGCCGCAGGGCAGGCACGGAGAACACCACCGGCATCATCGCCCTTGGCGCGGCGGCCCGGGCGGCCAAGGCGCATTTGCCGCTGGAGAACACGCAGGTGCGCGCCCTGCGCGACAGGCTGGAGAACGCGCTGCTTGCCGCCGTGCCGGACAGCAGGCTGAACGGCCACAAGCTGGAGCGTCTGCCCAACACGTCCAACATCAGCTTCAAGTATGTGGAAGGGGAGGCCATTCTGCTGCTGCTCGACCAGTTGGGCATCGCGGCCAGTTCGGGCTCGGCCTGCACCAGCGGCAGTCTGGAGCCCTCGCACGTGCTGCGCGCCATGGGCGTGCCCTTCACGTATGCCCACGGCTCCATCCGCTTTTCGCTCTCGCGCTATACCACCGAGGCCGAAGTGGACCATGTGGTCCAAAGCGTGCCGGGCATCATCGAGACCTTGCGCACGATCTCGCCCTACAAGGGCGGCGGGGCGGAGCCCCTGGATCCCAAGCCCGCCTGCGGCTGCTGAACGGGCGCATCTCCTCGCGGCGGCATTATGCGATCGCCGTCGCGAGGGCGTCCGTTCGCGGCCGGGTTACGCCAGTCCCATGCCGCGCGCTTCCTGTGTGCCTTCGCCGGGGTCGTCCAGGGTCTTGAAGAGCGCGCGCAGGTCGCCCAGGGTGAGGTCGGCCGCGGCGTCGAAGGATTGCGAAGCCTTGTCGGCCTCCGTGTCGAGGGCGGCAAGGGCACGCTCCTCGCGCACGATGACGTGGGCGTCGCCTGCGTTTCCTTCGCTTGTGCCCTCGGAGCGCGTCCAGAGGTGGTACACCCCGCGCTCGTCTTCCACCACTTCTTCCGAGCGGTCGATGGTGGCGCTGGCGGTCATCTCGCCGTGTTCGTCATAGGCCTCGTCGGTGTGGCTGGCCTGGCGCAGCAGCCTGGGCGACTCGTCCTCGGTGAGGCCCGCGCCCACGGCGAAATGGAGGAAGCGGGCGTCCGGGTTTTCCTCCGCGCCCTGGGTGTCCACCTGGCGCGAGGCGAGCTTCCCGTCTTTGTAGGTCTCGTCCGTCCAGCTGAGGGAGTAGGGATCGGACTGGTTCTGGAAGGATTTGAGGTTGCGCAGGCTGCCGAAGACGCCTTGGCCGTTGTTTCCTTCCAGGTCCTCCAGGAAGAATTCTGGCGATTGCGCCGACTCGCCGTAGGTCGCGGCGAGCAGCTCTCCGGCCGTCTGCGGCGAGGCGGTGGCGTAGTCCTCCTGCTTGATTCCCAGATTCTCCAGGAACAGCTCGGCGTTCAGTCCGTGTCCGTCCGGAACCTTGCCCTCGAAGACCCCTTCGGTTTTTTTCACCAGCTCGCCATTGTTGTACCACGTGGTGGACGCACGCTGCGTCTTCTCCCCGTCTTCGCCGATCTCCTCCGTGAAGGAGGCCGCGCGCAGCACCTTGCCGTTGTGGTCATAGTTGGTGATGCTGGCGCTGAACGAGTTTTCGCCCGAAAGCGCCTGGGTCGTCCAGGCCGCAAGGCCGTCCACCGCCGAGGGCCCGCGGTTGGTCTCCAGCTCCATGCTGGTGTCCTGCCGCACAAAGGCGTCCGTGACCAGCTTGCCGCCGGAATACTGGCGCAGCTGCGCCGTGAACTGGGTGGCGGCGTTCTCGCGGGTCAGGGCGGAGGCCAGTCCGGCCATGTCCTGCGCGCTGTCCACATCGGGATTCAGGTCGTCCGCGGAGAGCGATTCCATGTCGAGGCTCAGGCTGTCCGAATACTCCCGCACAAGTTCGCCGTTGGAATACCAATTGGCCGAGCGCGTCAGCACGGCGTTTGTGGTGCCTCCGCTCATGTCCAGGCCGCTCAGCTCGGAATGGACCGACTGGGCGATGCGGCCGTTCTCGTCGTAATACTCGATGTCCTTGGTGAGCGTGCCGCCCTTGATGACCCCGGTCTCCTTGCGCACGAGCCTGTCGCCGTCATACTCCATGACGGACAGCTCGCCGTTTTCAATGCTGGTCACCTGCTTATTGCCGTTTTTGAGCACGGTTGTGCCGCTGGAGAGGTTGAACAGCGACTCCCAGCTGATTTGTGTCTTGGCGGCGGCAGCGGTCTTGGCGGAGTTTTCCTCGTACTGGCTGCGCACCCAGGCCCGCAGGCCTTCGCGGGAAATGGTCGCCGTGTCGCCTCCCGTGGTGGTCTGCGTTGATGCGCCCGCAGACGACAGCCGCGTGTTGACGCCGGAGCCGCCAGCGGCGGCGGAGGAGGAGAACGCCAGCGTGCCGAGACCTTCGATTGGTGTGCTCATTGGATGTCCTTGGCCGTGCTGTGTGTCGGGGTACTCCGACAGGTATATGCAGTCTGTTATCGGTCGATTTCTGCCTGGGCTTTAGGGGCGGGAAATGAAAGCGGGTATCGGATTCGTGCATTGGATAGCGTTTTGGCATAGAAAATCTTGACGGGAACGCCGGGGGAGAATACTGGACAAAGCCGGGAAGCGTTCGGGTAAAAAGAGGGGTTATGTCATGGGAATGGCCTTGGAAATCCGGCTGCGCGAGGAGCGAGGCTGGGTGCGCGTCACGTTGTCGGGCAAGCTTTCCGCCGAAGCCGGGAAAGGACAGTACCAACGCATCGCGGGGCTGACGCAGGCCAAGGGCATCAACCGTGTGCTGCTGGACACGCGCGCCGTTACCGGGCGGGAGAGCATTCCCGAAATCTTCGACTTCATGCTGCGCACGTATCCGGCCGAACCGGGGGGGCGCCGCACCGCCTGCCTGGACCTGCCCGAGCATCATGTCAGCGCGCGCTTTTTCGAGCACCTGATGCAGAACAACGGTCGTGACTTTCGGCTCTTTTTCGACGAGCAGGAAGCCCTGGCCTGGCTGAACTCCGGCCAGCCGTAGACGCCCGCGGCGCTATATCCCGCAGGACGCCCGCGCCAGCCCCGCACCCGGCCCGAGGGCAAAGCCCGTCAGCGCGGGTTCCGCACGCAGGCGCACCCGCGAGAGCTCCAGCCGGACCCAGGGCGCGCGCTCGCCGTTGCGGATGCGCGCCACCCCCGGCGCGAACTCCAGGCGCATGGGCGCGCTTTCGCGCTCCGCATCGCCGCACAGGCTTTCCCGCGTGCCTGGCGCAAACACCTGCTCGCTTCCGTCATCGCGCCGCGCCAGCACTCGCGTCAGGCTGGTGGTCACGCCCTCCACGCGTCCGTCCGGGGCGAAACAAAGGGAATTGGCGTCCCCGCAAATGCCCACCGCGTCCAGGTCGTAGGCCATGATGCTCCCTGCGGGCGTAGGCACGGCCTGGGGCCGCGCGGGCTCGATGGAGCGCAGGCTCCCGTCCGGCCGGAAGGCCATGCCCACGCGCGCCGCGAGCGTTCCCGCCGGGGTGGGGAGCGCCACTTCCTCTCCCGGCCATAGCGTGATGCTGGCCAGCGTGCCGCACGGGTGGAAGCACAGGCTGATGATCTTTGCCGTCAGCCGTCCCAGCGGTGTGGACACCTCCATCGTCTTGGCCAGCGCGCCCTCGTCCGCCTCGGTCCAGTAGCCGGAGAGCTTGCCGTTCAGCGGAAAGGCCCTGCGGAGCGACCCGTCCGGGTGGAAGGTGAGCAGTTCCGCATCAATGACCCCGGCCGGGGTCTCG harbors:
- the nifS gene encoding cysteine desulfurase NifS — translated: MAQQVVYMDNNATTRVAPEVLDAMLPFFSECYGNPSSMHSFGGQVGKDMVQARESLADLLGCGPDELIFTSCGTESDNTALRSALAAQPDKRHIVTTRVEHPAVLSLCKHLERAQGYRVTYLGVDAEGRLDMKEVEESLTPDTAVISVMWANNETGVLFPVPEIARLARSRGVISHTDAVQAVGKVPINLAELDVDMLSLSGHKLHAPKGVGALYVRRRLPYRPFLIGGHQERGRRAGTENTTGIIALGAAARAAKAHLPLENTQVRALRDRLENALLAAVPDSRLNGHKLERLPNTSNISFKYVEGEAILLLLDQLGIAASSGSACTSGSLEPSHVLRAMGVPFTYAHGSIRFSLSRYTTEAEVDHVVQSVPGIIETLRTISPYKGGGAEPLDPKPACGC
- a CDS encoding CBS domain-containing protein — translated: MLVRDWMTKNVITLGLKTTVVDAAEIMRTKKVRQFPVIDDKGALVGIVSDRDIRDAMPSKYLPGDSAGGGSLGSLRAADIMTAEPMTVSPVTPVDLVANLLQRHKFGGLPVVDAASRLVGIITVADVLRFLCSASGVQRGGPQLAVRLDAKPGPLTALLQRLRTEGIRFGSVFTSHEPTSPDHRIAYVRISDLGEHSMDSLVATLKHDYSIQFFVEDGRTTLLEG
- the galE gene encoding UDP-glucose 4-epimerase GalE, producing MSTILVTGGAGYIGSHTAKRLAAMGRNVVVLDNLSTGHRDLARYGDLLVGDLLDPAALDQAFEGRRVEAVLHFAAASQVGESVRQPLRYYQNNMGGALALLAAMRRHGVRRLVFSSSCSVYGPPFEGLLTEDHPLGPLSPYAWTKRMMEQAMADMAANGELDYVALRYFNAAGADPEGELGERHEPETHLIPLLLQAALGLRGELELFGTDYPTPDGTAIRDYIHVQDLAEAHVSALAHLERGGQSGPVNLGNGQGHSVRQVIEAARAVTGVDIPVRTAPRRAGDSPRLVGDATKARAMLGFRPAFPDIRDIIATAWAWHRTEARRKTEP
- the nifU gene encoding Fe-S cluster assembly protein NifU, whose translation is MWEYTDKVKEHFLNPKNVGEMQDASAVGEVGSIACGDALKLFLKIEDGVIKDASFQTFGCASAIASSSALTELVKGKTVDEALKISNKDIAAALGGLPKEKMHCSVMGQEALEAAIKSWRGEKVASQEHSEGEVVCECFGVTDQQILEAVRENDLKTVEDVTYYTKAGGGCAKCHEKIAELIAQARGQAAPTAAPAPKRLSNIQRMRLVEEVLEKEIRPRLQLDGGDVELADIEGAVVSVSLRGRCVGCPSSQATVHGVVEAILREKVDPEIQVREV